The Henningerozyma blattae CBS 6284 chromosome 9, complete genome DNA segment GACTCATATACATTTATTCaaacatttttaaaaggCATTGCGGGGAACTTTTTTGTTTGCCTAGGTATTTACTTACAATTAATGGCCAAGCCAATCCATGtgaaattatttgtattaattatcccaatttttgttattagCGCCGTTGGCTTTACTCATGCGGTCGCAGATATGGTTGTTTTATACCTAGGTATGATGAATGGTGCAAACTTATCAGTAggtaaatatatttggaGATTATTAATTCCTGCTACTTTAGGAAATTTGTTGGGTGGCTTTGTCTTTGGATTAGTAGTTccattttatttacaattaattgttgttgaaaGAGATAGAGAAAAACTTTCGTTACCAGAATATTTTGCAAGAGATGAACAACCAGAACTTAATGTTGATTCTAGAGTTGTTAGGGTTCCAATTAATAGGGAAACTATGCACGAATCATCAGAAgctgaagaagaatcaGAGTCAGAAACGGAAACTGAAGTGGAAATAGAATCAGAATCAACAACAGCAAATAGCGATCATACTTTTAACGATCTGGTAAATTCAACTgggaaaaatatatatgaaaatatttatcaaaatgaaaatggtaTTGAAAGTAGGAGTGCAACTCTCAGTGTGAATGAAAGTGAGGCCAGATTTAGTGAAGAACCAAATAGGGAACGAGTTAAACCTGATGAGGAGGAAAGAGGAAGAGAAGGAGAAGGagaagaagaggaagaagaagaaggaGAAGGAGAAGGAGAAGGAGAAGGAGGAGGAGATAGAGAAGTTTATTCGCCTAGGCCATTTGTAAAACCAGATGTTGAAAATGTAATAGCAACCCTTCCTACTAGAAGGGAACACCGAACATATTTATCTTCAGTTAGATCAAGCTATGATTCATCTACAAATGGTAGTAGAAGAAGTTTTGAAAGTACAGAACATGAAAGGAGCATTTCTAGTAGGAGAAATACTCCGTCAATTGCATCTAATGATACCTTACGTTCTAAATACAAGCCTAATACCCCAAAAGAAGTGCCAACTGACTATTTTAGCATGCGTCCAAATGAATTATCATTCATATCCCATCCTCCTCTGCCTGCAGAGGAAGGATTTTCatatgaagaagaattgaGGAAAATGAAATCACAGTCTGTTGCCACGCCTCCTGAACGTTTAGCAGCTACTGCATCAACCACTGCCTCTGCGAAGAAGCGAACAGCTAAGAATGCTAAGTCAAAATCAAGATTTGAAGCATCAGTAATTCGTGGATTTGGGAATCTTCGTTCTCCTCCTGGTGTATTCCCTGTTTACGGTATGGCTCCACCTCTGATGAGGGAAAAAACTATTGAAAATCCAAATTTGAATGCTtacgaaaaaaaatttaagcTAAGGACAAGAAAAATGGTGGATAATCGTAAACCTACTATTCATGTGACAGAATCTATTGGTCAAGCCAGCTATTCTCGTAACAAGCGTAGTTTACACCATGAGACTAGTGCTAATAGCCTAGAGCAAATATTAAGACGCAAGCCTCATAGCCGCAACAATCCAAATGAACAAGATTTAAAAAGCAaccaaaataaaagtaGTGATAAGGAGGAAAAAAACTACAACGTCTTGCGAGACAGCACTGGTGCTAAATTAGAGAGAGCACTTTCTACACTCTCTTACAGATCTGGAAGGCGCAAGGACGATATAGAAGAAGGGCCATCTAGGAGGCTTGCCAAAAAGAAGGATGGAACACAAATCCCTTTCGAACACAATTCACCAGAATCTAGTGGTACTTATTAAGtgtattttgaattaacaATGACTAATATTTGTGCTTGTCTGTTTTTGAATGTATGTATGTGTGACGCTTTCATTTTAACTTATTTTAAACTTACAGCATtggctttttttttacatttttttttcccttttAATCTTAACAAACCATTAGCATCCTCTTATTGTGCAGTACATGTATCTTATATTCTACTAGTGTCATGTTTAAGCAGATTTCATACATTTCGCTGCCACTTGCTATTTACGCAGACCCCGAGTCGTTTTgtatcatatttatttacgCATTGTGTAGGTAGTTTTTGTATATTAGTTTGTTAATTagtaatattctttttcaaaagcGATAAACTGataactttaattaaagagGTAAAAAGccgaaataaaaataaaaaattaaataaaatattgatattagaaGGTAAAAAAGTAAAGGTAATGTACTTTTAGAGATTGACGAAGAGAAAAgcataatatttaaaacagAATGGATTAATCggtaatattgaaaataacaaaaaaaaaaaaaaaagaaaggaaCAGAGTTAGAAACTAGTCTGAAccttaattttaataactaAATATTAAGACAATTCATTTAGGAACCAAGAAACTCGAaacatataaatataagaatACTAAACCCTACAACACATCATTTACTTCATTAAACGTTGTTATGGATAACACAGGGAGATTTAAGGTACCTAGTATCAATATCGAAGatacaaataaaagaagGCTGCGAAACAATACTCCATCTGTTACTTCTAGTGTCAACGCCAGCAACAATTTAAGAGTGAGCAGCAGcatgaatttgaatattcagCATAAACCTTTGCATTTTGGAGGGATGACAAGTGTCAATCCCAATACTACTCGTGGTAAGAAAGTGTATATTAAGAAAGGATTTAGTACAATAAACTGgtatgaattaaataatgaatctaGCAAAATCCAAggaaatcaattaattagTGGACTTGgtaaattaattcaaaatgaggaatttattaaattaaatgaaacagAGAATCTAATTAATTTACAACGTtttgttaataattataataaaatcgAACTTTACAAGATACGACCTATGTTTAAGATTAATCAAAAGATTTTAAGTGAACATCAAGAAGTTGATGATTGTTGGTGTGTTATCAAGGGAAGAGTGTACAGTATAAGTAGATATATGGATTATCACCCTGGGGGTAAGCAGATATTAATCAATACGTGTTTGGGCAAGGATGTGAGTAATTTATTTGACAAGTATCACAGGTGGGTCAAtgttgataaattattggaGAAATGTTGTGTTGGTGTTTATACAAGCTCATACTAGTAACTTTTAAAACAGTAttccttttttattttgttattttatttttgatatttttagttttatatttgtttctGTAGTTTaagcatatatatatatatattttttttttttactttcaAAACTTGAAAGTTTATAGCTGCTACATCTTACAAAATTGACGTTTACTTGTTTGATTCTATTTCAAGAAGAAGGAGAGGTCgaatatttctaatagagaaaaaatatctcaTTACCTCTACACTTAGTAGTTTCAAcattcttcattaattttaatttggTTAGATTACCGTCTCGGCAACCGATACTGATCCTGAAAACTTAAATCTTATTTGCTTTCATGTTAGTAAGATTATAAATTcaacaaattaaaatactAAAGTCGTTTACTATAAATGAGATgtataaaagtaaaaataaaaggagtaatatatataagaaatatatacatatatatatttacatttatttatacgctgaaataaaacaaacaaacaaaaaggTAAATTGTTTGTGCAGGTTTTAATGTTCCAAGATTTGCAAATTACCTGTAATTACTACATTTTCCAAGATTGAACCATTTGGAATATCTATCTTTTCACCATCTGAACAGACTATAATGACAGTTCCTTTCAAAGTGACGTTTTTACCTAAAAAGACATTCCCTGTGATAGTTAGATGATCAagttctaataattttggtaTATGTTGAATTCGTGATTGGAAATCATTAACTTTCTTGAAATGAGAACCTAACTTGATTAAAGGATTTGGTCCGAACCTTTCGTTATCGATCTTTAGGGTACCGTGTTCCAAATAGAACAAATCTGATTTAATCATCAATAAATCGGAACATGTCTTTACCGGTAAGAATCTTGATCTTGGTACAACGATCCCATGACCTCCTTTGAAATAGCGGATAGCTGCACCGCACGCAGTTTCTAGTTGTAATACTTCAATTTCTtgattatttcttttgatgaattttttattggggataatttccattttcaaatcatcattttctacCAATCTTTTAATGGCTTTTAAATTTACCCAAAGgttatttgtattaaaatttttaaattttctaatatttttaaattcatcaatatgTTCCTTAGGTACTTGTGCAACTTCTAATAATCTAATTTCACCATCATAATTGATTAAAGTACCACCTTTAACATCAGCTCTTGTCTTATCGGTCAATTCCATTAAATATTCTGCTCCAgattcaattaaatgatttaaaattttcaaatctaCAGTAGCACCAAGGTTATCACAAttggaaataaataaaatttctttccCTTGCTCAATCAATTCGTCAAGTTTCCCCGAGTTATAAAgagattcaaataaatcacCATGACCTGGTGGATACCAACATTCCAATCCACTATCATAAGATTCTGGGACTGGCAATAATGTATCTTTGTAGACTCTTGGGAATCTTGATTGATTGAACGATTTGATTTCAATTCTATTACCTGAATATTTCTTGATTAAATGTTGAGTATCGTTATCTGTATTAAAGgaattcatcaatattaaaGGAACATCTGAAtcatattttgtatttaaatGTTCAATTTGTCTCACAGCCAAGTCTAAAAAAGTATTACCTTCCCTAACTTCAATGACTGATTTGGGACCTACACAACCCATTGAAGTACCTAATCCAccatttaatttcaaaacagccaatttatttaaattcgaaacattttcatctttagtGGAAACGATTCTATCATAATTAATCACTTCCGTTTCATTGTTTGGAGATTTAATCTTATCCCAATCCAAAGTGTTTGCAGTAGAAGACTTTTCCACGAGATATCTTCTAAAAAGAGTGAAAAAGGAATcgatttcattttcaaacctgaatttttcatctttcGAGATTGCTGGATCATCAAGCATGGAGTCGGTCAATTTATTAAGGGCATTTCTCATTTGAGAAGTGGCTACATTACTCTTTGATGATTCAAAATTGTAAGTTGATTGAGTCTTGATGTGTTTTTTGGAAGTGATCACCATTATGCAGAGACAGAGGGGAAGGAATTGAGAATTATGTTATAATTACGATGTGTGGTTGCTTATAGAGTAGAATAAAACAATACAAATgtaatcaaaataaaatagaaacaaaacaaaacaacaAGACAGAAAGTAAAAGATAGAATAAGATTATACATGCATAAGAAATGCAACATTTGCTAGTTTGCTTTTGTGGCTTATATACTAGAAGTTCCTTCTCGCCCAACCGTCTTGCTCTACATCAAAAAAAGCTACATATAACAAACAATACTAAGCTAGTTAGACGAAGTATGGGGTGTTGATAGACAATAGGAATCTCAAGTGACTGCAGCCTAGTGTCTTGTGGTTGCATCATTGATTATGTTCCTAAAATTGATACAGCTCTTACTTTTTGCATTTGCTTCTTCAATTACTTTTTGCCCAACAATAATACCGAAACGAGTCACCCAGTGATACATAGACAATGCCACGCTAGGGAAACTCATACACAAACATGTTTACAAACAACGAAACTAACCAAAAAACTGTAGCCTGCGGTGATATAATCGGCCTCTCCCAAAGGGGGAAATAGAGGGGAGTATTTTGGCTCGGTAGTACCGTGCCCAGAAACACCGGCAGCACGGCAACACGGCTGGCGGCAACGTGATTGCGTGCGGTGGGGCCTATTGCCGTTGCACAGAGTAGGCCGTGCAAACTGTGCAAACCGTGTAAACTGTGTAAACCAAGTAGCCCCGCGGAAAAGTGGGGGCGGGGCTGGGCGGGGTTACCCGGGAGTCGCGTGATTTACGATCGTGTGACACGACAAGGCACGTGATCAAACACAATCAGGGTTAGAACCCTAGGGAAATTCCCAACCCTAGGGCTGCACGTGTCATGCCTTTCCGAGTCCGGCACGTGCACGGCATCGCTTGTGACATTTGTCATGCACATGCATAAGGCCGGGAAGAGACGAAATTATAATCTGCATATGGCAGTACCCTACTTAGTGTGCGGCGTGGTCTGAGCCCACTACTGCTTTAGGATAAGGCCGACATATGAAATGTGGGATTTTAGATACTAATGGGCATGAGCCAAGTCAATCAATTCATCTAGCAATAATGGGAGTGGGAAAAAATCAACACTAAGTAAGATAGCTACTCTATAGATACTGTACCAGAAATAGCACTGGTAagcagaaaaaaaatttcaatttgaaTTGATGATTGAGCAATATTCAGATATTAGAGAAATCACTATTCTCATCTTACTTGTTACGAAAAGttatattacaaaaaatttatattattagtaaattctattcatttatatatctTAATTGGACAAcacataaatatatatatatatatttacattCATTTCCGATTTgtcaatttttctaatatccagttttttatttttttatttttcgttttcgttttatttttatcttccCTTATTCCAGTTCACATTCTAAACTCCATACTACTACTATTTATCCCATTCAAACTCCTTACCATTTATTTCATTCAAATTCCTTACTACTATATCTCATAACATAGATATTCTCAgattatttggaaaaacAAACCACAGCAACACTGAGTCAGCATACATTATATTCCAAGTAACAAGCCTAGACATTATTGATCGATAATATACATTACTGTACAAAAAGAAATCTCTTAGCCACTTAGCTAACAGCACCTTTTCCGTTCCTTTCCTTTACTCTTTCTTTTCCCTTCACATTcttaatacttttttttcttactTTCCacttttctttatttgcatttctaaatcatcctatatatttttttttcaattctctCCATTCGTATAACAAAAATCAGATCATACACCTTCTACTACAAAACCACGCGTATTATCAACAAACTCCACACACTTCTCACCCCTCTCATATATCCCtagaaaatgaatatcAACGACCTCAccaataacaacaacaataataacagtTCCACTAGCATATCCACTCATCACCAGAACTTATCTCAAGAAGAGGTAAACGCGGTTCAAGTATTGGATCATCTACGAGCAACAACCTCCAACTGTGATTCTACTTCGGTGTCACCTACGCTGACTCCGATCACTTCAAACACAAACACTTTTACAAATAGATACGCAAATCAAACCATCTCCAGTAGCAACACATTGAAAAGAAGAGAAGATGATGCCATCTCTATTAATAGTAAAGACCCAATCATAGATTACTCCAAAAAACCAAAGATTTATAATCCAACTTCATTCTCTACCACTAATACTAGTACCAGTAAGATCCCagtaaatgaaaatttcacAGAATGTTTAGAAAGACataaagataatttaaaagagtATAAATTAAACATGTCTATtgaatctaaaaaaaaattagtatCATGTGTTCAAGTCTTGAAACTGGCCAATAATCATTTGACTAAGAAAGTTAAATCTTTACAACATATAATAGACGCCAATAGCCGTGCTTCTCCAAGTGCAAGTAACACATCAACTTGTTCTCCCAGGAAGGAACCTAACACGATTGCCACAACTCGAACTGCCACAACGACGACAACaattacaacaacaacaactaaGAAGGAGGATGATGTGGCTAATACAGGTTACATAGATTCTGATTTAGATTCTGATCCCGAAGCAGATTCAGATGACGACGAATATGAAGAACAGTCCTTTTACGATGCAGAAATGGATCCTCAAGCTCGTTCTGCTTGTGAAGTATTAAACTCAGAGATTGTCGGTACTATTAAGAAAGTTTGTCATTTGATCTCTACAGGTGGGACTTCTTTACCAGAACCAGCCAGATCAGAAGTACGTCAATGCCTTTTACGATTACCTTCTTCATGTGACAATACAAAGCGTCGTAGAAGTTCAGATTTGGTACGAGACACTAGTAAACGTGTTCTATTGTTGGCAAAGGATTCCTTAGATATGGTCAACGATGTAACTCAATTGGTAGATTCTACTTTAGATCGTGCAGAAGAATTCATCAAAAGTAAACAAGAGAAAAAggaattattaaaacaagaatttttaagaaGTTTACATGAGAAAGAAATGAAAAGACGTAAAAGTATACTACAGACTACGTCAACTACAGAATCCACTACTACAAACACATCCTCAAGCACAACATTTGGTAATGATGAGTTGACTCCTGTCACTTCAAACATGAATACCTCTGTTTTAAAAGacaatagaaaataatagaataataaaagaataacatgtaataaaatatgcctcattaaagaaaaaaaaattacaaatactaatgataaaaatttaatatccCTTATACTTCGTTTTGCTTTATATAGATAGataaatctattaattgaatgttttgattaattgaattaatatGCCTATTTTTACTATTGTACTTATATTATCATATAGTTATATATAGTATTGTAATTGTCCCCCATCCTCCCGCCTCCATTAATCtaaagtaattttttttttttgaaagtATTTTCCTCGTCACCCCCttttcatttgaaatattctaaaaaaaaattaaaattatattagaCTATACAATATCTTAAACCTATGCAAAAATTGTTatcgttattatttataaatatatcattgTAATGCTTTTAATCTTTCACGCATTTCATTTAACATATTATCTGCCtcttcatcaattttatcttcaggaacttcattttcttccTCCATCTTGACTGGCTCTACATCAatcttattatttggaaCATTCTCAACTTTATTAAACTTCTCATTAGTGTATTCACTAAtaatcttattaacttCTTTTTCGACTTCTTCCTCCATTTCTTCATCCTGTTCGCCAATATTTTCCATTGTATCATCAATCATTTCACTAATCAACCCACTCTTCATCAGTTCCTTCTCTAATTCAATCATAGTATGTTGTAATTGTGGTAAATGAACCAATAAATTTACTTCTCTCATAATATCCGCGCTTTGTCCCATTTGATTAGTTAATTGCCTTATTTTATAagcttcttcaattttcatttgaacTGAATCTAACTGCGCCTTAGAGGTGTACATTCGAttatattgtttatttataCGATATAATTCCTTACCATATATCTGACAACtctttaaatcatttttcttGGCTGATTGCTTAATCAAAGttttagttttaatttGTAATCCACTTAATTCTCTGAGtgatttatcaatttctcTACCATTTTTCCTTAATATCGATTTAATTTTACGATGTTGTTCTTTTGGATCTGGGCCCCATATGGCCTTCTTCATGTAATCCATAGTTAATATATAGTATATGTGTATTAGTCGAAGttggataatttaaattaatttaatacaaCTGATTAAATATGGCTGtccttttattttattttattttattttatttttttttttaaaaatatcttatTACTTAACTTggatattttcaatttttaatagcTCGGGGTGCCATATTCTCCCACTTAATCTAAATTCTCTCATTCCTTCTTTTATTGATTATCttagatgaattaattaGACAGTATCGATGCaagatatataatattttataaccAATAGATGAAAAACATTGTACTGAACATTtcaattttacaaatacGTCCAAGAACctttgtttattttatttttaaaattttacaataaaaaaaagaattgttAGTTTGAGTGAGTTATAGTCAATTGCTCGACAGTTTTACTTAGCAAAGAGAGAtgctttattattatatgtGTATATTCACCACACTCTTAATGCGACTTTggtaattttataaaaattaattagacaaaaaaaagaatccTTTTCGATTCAAAACTTCGGATAAGTATGGTAGAAAAGATAATTCAGCATCTGTTCTAAAACTTCACATCTTTTATGCACTTGCAATATATCGGATTTTAATAGTTATGAGGATAGTAATACTATATTCATCTTGTCTTGACATAAACTCATTTCGGAGTAATTTATTCTTGTTTGAATTTCAGGGCATGAAATCACTTGAAACGAATTAAAATGCTTTATTTGTCAagcttttttattttccgGCGCGGTACTTCCTTCAAGCTAAACGGAATACGTTACGATTTTCCAATTAGTGGCAATAGTGGGGACTCATCcagttttattattattaccattacaGTTGGGATTGTTGAAGTCAATTGAGTCGAATTAAGCACTAAACTTTTGATAAGAATTGATTATCATTggtattttttcttaaagatTCGTAAATTGTATttaacattatttaatttaatattattttattttatattttttattttagtcCTACTTCAAGGTTTAATAGGACAAGAAGTAACTTGTGAAATTTGTTATACCCTCCTCTCAAATTAGATTCTTCCATCTCCTCTAGATACCATCCAACCATTCgttatttttagataataattatattactCTCACcgaatatctttattttccaaatacGAAATGGCTGAAACTGCTACTCAATCTGAGGCCATCAAGGTTACTATTAAAATTCCAGACTCAATTGCCtctaaatcaaataatgtCACTCATCGTGgtaaatctaataaaaataatgcatCCGCAAAGAATAATAGCACAAAAGAGTTAGTATTACCATTTGATAGATCTTCCAAAGTTAATAGTGTCTTTAACTTGATGAGCTTTCCAACAGCCACAAGATATTTTACTAATTTTAACTTGAAATATAACGGTAAGATCTTAAATCATGATGAGACTTTTGAAGAAATCTTAAATGATAAGGATAAGAAAATAGATAACTTCACTTTAAATATCGATATCAAGCCTTACACTACTAACGAAGCTCTGAAACATATTATAAATGTTCGTGAATTTATTGGTTTCTCTGATGAGTCTGTTGATGCATTATCTGAATTTGCTATCTCAACAGGTTCAAAATTCTCTGAATTGAAATTCGATgaaatcaaagaaaaatcttCAATTGAAGAAGTTACTTCTTCAACTactgaagaagaacaaaagaagaaaactGTTTTGAAAATCGATGAAGcagaaaaacaaaaatttattgaaaacgTGCATGAAATCTTCGAACTTGctaaatcttcttcaatcaaaaatatcatgTCCACTGAGATGAATTTAGTTAAACCTTGTGTTCGTTCATTAGCTCTATCTTCTTATAATCCTGTACCAGCTTTCTATAGAACTAAGGGCCATCTTCTATATTTACAAGTTATAACTTTAGAAGGTGAAACGTTTCACATTACTTGTATTCCATCTGGTTTCTATGTTAACAATTCTACTGTTAACAGATTCGATCcatcaattaaaattcttgACAGCTCTATCGCTAATGAGGATGaattaatcaaatatactttatttgatttattatcaactGTTTCCAAGAAATTTTCTTCCCATGTTAATGACTTAGACAAGAActtagaaaaattagattctGTCCAATATGTTAAGGCTGTTTCAACTTATTTACATAAGCCATGGCTAATTACAAATATCCCGTCCAATCCTGGTGATTATatgaaattacaaattgaatcatttaatgCTGATGAAAACCAAAACTACAATTCCGAATTCCAAACTATTTTAGAATTGCCAACTTCAAGTGTTGAACAACGTTTAGAGTATGAAAGATTATCAAATAAGATTATTCATGATTTTACCACCTCTTCTGTTAAAGGTGCTATGTCAATCTTGTACAAGGATCTTTCAGCCTTAAACcctgatgatgatattcaacaacaaattttcttgaaagatcgtatattttattcttttgttgatgatattaatgGCGATTTTGCTACTAAAGGT contains these protein-coding regions:
- the TBLA0I01520 gene encoding formate/nitrite transporter family protein (similar to Saccharomyces cerevisiae YHL008C; ancestral locus Anc_2.540) gives rise to the protein MAKDSDYLTPYEASLAIVATSMKKARLRIDTLILNSLLGGTLFASGSFLYMAINSTDPELYKTNPGILEFIGGVCYGFALYFVVITGADLFNSNVLYCTVGLLRRAITIFDCIIIVSVSWISNIGASLFNAYLFGYLSGIGRKENWVIGTKLLVESKDSYTFIQTFLKGIAGNFFVCLGIYLQLMAKPIHVKLFVLIIPIFVISAVGFTHAVADMVVLYLGMMNGANLSVGKYIWRLLIPATLGNLLGGFVFGLVVPFYLQLIVVERDREKLSLPEYFARDEQPELNVDSRVVRVPINRETMHESSEAEEESESETETEVEIESESTTANSDHTFNDLVNSTGKNIYENIYQNENGIESRSATLSVNESEARFSEEPNRERVKPDEEERGREGEGEEEEEEEGEGEGEGEGGGDREVYSPRPFVKPDVENVIATLPTRREHRTYLSSVRSSYDSSTNGSRRSFESTEHERSISSRRNTPSIASNDTLRSKYKPNTPKEVPTDYFSMRPNELSFISHPPLPAEEGFSYEEELRKMKSQSVATPPERLAATASTTASAKKRTAKNAKSKSRFEASVIRGFGNLRSPPGVFPVYGMAPPLMREKTIENPNLNAYEKKFKLRTRKMVDNRKPTIHVTESIGQASYSRNKRSLHHETSANSLEQILRRKPHSRNNPNEQDLKSNQNKSSDKEEKNYNVLRDSTGAKLERALSTLSYRSGRRKDDIEEGPSRRLAKKKDGTQIPFEHNSPESSGTY
- the TBLA0I01530 gene encoding cytochrome b5-like heme/steroid binding domain-containing protein (similar to Saccharomyces cerevisiae YMR073C; ancestral locus Anc_2.536) — translated: MDNTGRFKVPSINIEDTNKRRLRNNTPSVTSSVNASNNLRVSSSMNLNIQHKPLHFGGMTSVNPNTTRGKKVYIKKGFSTINWYELNNESSKIQGNQLISGLGKLIQNEEFIKLNETENLINLQRFVNNYNKIELYKIRPMFKINQKILSEHQEVDDCWCVIKGRVYSISRYMDYHPGGKQILINTCLGKDVSNLFDKYHRWVNVDKLLEKCCVGVYTSSY
- the TBLA0I01540 gene encoding UTP--glucose-1-phosphate uridylyltransferase (similar to Saccharomyces cerevisiae YHL012W and UGP1 (YKL035W); ancestral locus Anc_2.546); its protein translation is MVITSKKHIKTQSTYNFESSKSNVATSQMRNALNKLTDSMLDDPAISKDEKFRFENEIDSFFTLFRRYLVEKSSTANTLDWDKIKSPNNETEVINYDRIVSTKDENVSNLNKLAVLKLNGGLGTSMGCVGPKSVIEVREGNTFLDLAVRQIEHLNTKYDSDVPLILMNSFNTDNDTQHLIKKYSGNRIEIKSFNQSRFPRVYKDTLLPVPESYDSGLECWYPPGHGDLFESLYNSGKLDELIEQGKEILFISNCDNLGATVDLKILNHLIESGAEYLMELTDKTRADVKGGTLINYDGEIRLLEVAQVPKEHIDEFKNIRKFKNFNTNNLWVNLKAIKRLVENDDLKMEIIPNKKFIKRNNQEIEVLQLETACGAAIRYFKGGHGIVVPRSRFLPVKTCSDLLMIKSDLFYLEHGTLKIDNERFGPNPLIKLGSHFKKVNDFQSRIQHIPKLLELDHLTITGNVFLGKNVTLKGTVIIVCSDGEKIDIPNGSILENVVITGNLQILEH
- the OPI1 gene encoding transcriptional regulator OPI1 (similar to Saccharomyces cerevisiae OPI1 (YHL020C); ancestral locus Anc_2.557); translated protein: MNINDLTNNNNNNNSSTSISTHHQNLSQEEVNAVQVLDHLRATTSNCDSTSVSPTLTPITSNTNTFTNRYANQTISSSNTLKRREDDAISINSKDPIIDYSKKPKIYNPTSFSTTNTSTSKIPVNENFTECLERHKDNLKEYKLNMSIESKKKLVSCVQVLKLANNHLTKKVKSLQHIIDANSRASPSASNTSTCSPRKEPNTIATTRTATTTTTITTTTTKKEDDVANTGYIDSDLDSDPEADSDDDEYEEQSFYDAEMDPQARSACEVLNSEIVGTIKKVCHLISTGGTSLPEPARSEVRQCLLRLPSSCDNTKRRRSSDLVRDTSKRVLLLAKDSLDMVNDVTQLVDSTLDRAEEFIKSKQEKKELLKQEFLRSLHEKEMKRRKSILQTTSTTESTTTNTSSSTTFGNDELTPVTSNMNTSVLKDNRK
- the VPS24 gene encoding ESCRT-III subunit protein VPS24 (similar to Saccharomyces cerevisiae VPS24 (YKL041W); ancestral locus Anc_2.558) — encoded protein: MDYMKKAIWGPDPKEQHRKIKSILRKNGREIDKSLRELSGLQIKTKTLIKQSAKKNDLKSCQIYGKELYRINKQYNRMYTSKAQLDSVQMKIEEAYKIRQLTNQMGQSADIMREVNLLVHLPQLQHTMIELEKELMKSGLISEMIDDTMENIGEQDEEMEEEVEKEVNKIISEYTNEKFNKVENVPNNKIDVEPVKMEEENEVPEDKIDEEADNMLNEMRERLKALQ